A genomic segment from Flavobacterium inviolabile encodes:
- a CDS encoding RNA-directed DNA polymerase: protein MNEESILNDNQASLLKANTVRLEPMFNGSTEKIIGTGVIYKTNNTCNTHYIFTALHCLYGKRDGAKYLNEGNLKEVAVYWQNENGDYDDYTVKSDKIIPIYEQDLAIMLIEYKSENLRELILGGDINHNGYFNSYGYPKFKQNSPYELKFKRKLSANNLNTFDIECLSSISDEEAKEKIAGYSGAGLFYSNRSVLVGLITQISDSNGFAGAIVVKKINHNLINEKISAFDSSLEYVKHINHTLKIGLKEADGSIINYEKIIINNCELNIWRAIERLKSDLKDDWFQDPINFRFLLSKTFFYRRVEKLINENKLYKPSSLAKHFTVPKSGYSTRPAIETSFIDRIVYQAYVDRLSENLDNVLHPQVYSFRCNSGKSNHKYMFHYSIEQWKKYVYQTKSVLTEGRPFLVVADITNFFENINTTLLSEYLKSLIHDYAENSIKDELSRIVDGIGELIKEWNDKQINSEFGIPQNRDASSFLANIFLNKIDKIMIYSNNHKYYYRYMDDIRIVCESKAEAVKAIYDLSIAMRDLGLNLNSSKTTIFDLKSDEDIIKEFLPESLVEIDQINSLLSAKRKRDVQKAVHMTYKLFVEVVGNTNDEEKFLKKRKLGFCINKLQLFARTKGLQNIIDFSRIIEYVLAELDNQPWLTTSFVKLLMSIDKSYFRQENFNEIKKIIKDNLKNIYESQTYYLWLFLSYMKHSDDDLIQIALSNIKSTNQLNQANTAGSYIYLASIDWRNYKHVMLSSFNKGNLSNNYFLQRNALIALRNVSPNEINTNVILKDLEDLHVKLYDEKKEVFVSDLPKLKISQVINDVPTLISL, encoded by the coding sequence ATGAATGAAGAATCTATATTAAATGATAACCAAGCAAGTTTGTTAAAAGCCAATACTGTGAGACTTGAGCCCATGTTTAATGGTTCAACCGAAAAAATTATTGGTACAGGTGTTATCTATAAAACAAATAATACGTGTAATACCCACTATATTTTCACAGCTTTACATTGTTTATACGGAAAGAGAGATGGAGCAAAATACTTAAATGAGGGTAATCTAAAAGAGGTTGCAGTCTATTGGCAAAATGAGAATGGTGATTATGATGATTATACTGTTAAAAGTGATAAAATTATTCCCATATATGAGCAAGATTTAGCAATTATGCTTATAGAGTATAAATCTGAAAACCTGAGAGAGCTTATTTTGGGAGGTGATATTAATCATAATGGTTATTTTAATTCTTACGGTTACCCTAAATTCAAGCAAAACTCTCCTTACGAATTAAAATTTAAAAGAAAATTATCGGCAAACAATTTAAATACGTTTGACATTGAATGTCTTTCATCTATTAGTGATGAAGAAGCAAAAGAAAAAATAGCTGGCTATTCTGGAGCTGGTTTGTTTTATTCTAATCGTTCAGTTTTAGTTGGTTTAATCACGCAGATTTCTGATTCTAATGGTTTTGCAGGAGCAATTGTTGTAAAAAAAATTAATCATAATTTAATAAATGAAAAAATAAGTGCCTTTGATTCTTCTTTGGAATATGTCAAACATATTAATCATACTCTTAAGATAGGGTTGAAGGAAGCTGATGGTAGTATTATTAATTATGAGAAAATCATAATTAATAATTGTGAATTAAACATTTGGAGAGCAATAGAAAGATTGAAAAGTGATTTGAAAGATGATTGGTTTCAGGATCCGATAAATTTCAGATTTTTATTATCTAAGACATTTTTTTATAGAAGAGTTGAGAAATTAATAAATGAGAACAAACTATATAAACCGTCTTCGCTTGCTAAACACTTTACAGTTCCAAAGTCGGGATATTCAACAAGACCGGCCATTGAAACAAGTTTTATTGATAGAATTGTTTATCAAGCTTATGTTGATAGATTGTCTGAAAATCTTGATAATGTATTACATCCACAAGTTTATTCATTTAGGTGTAATTCGGGAAAATCGAATCATAAATATATGTTCCATTACTCAATTGAGCAATGGAAAAAATATGTTTATCAAACAAAATCTGTTTTGACAGAAGGTAGGCCTTTTTTGGTAGTTGCCGATATAACTAACTTTTTTGAAAATATCAACACTACTTTATTATCAGAATATTTAAAAAGTTTAATTCATGATTATGCAGAGAATAGTATAAAAGATGAACTATCTAGGATTGTTGATGGTATCGGGGAATTGATAAAAGAATGGAATGATAAGCAGATAAATTCTGAATTTGGAATACCTCAAAATAGAGATGCTTCCTCTTTTTTAGCTAATATTTTTCTTAATAAGATTGATAAAATAATGATTTATTCTAATAACCATAAATATTACTATAGATATATGGATGATATTAGAATTGTCTGTGAATCAAAGGCTGAGGCTGTTAAAGCAATTTATGATTTATCGATAGCAATGAGAGATTTAGGATTGAATTTAAATTCATCTAAAACTACAATATTTGATTTAAAAAGTGATGAAGATATTATAAAAGAGTTTTTGCCGGAGTCGTTAGTCGAAATTGATCAAATAAATAGTTTATTAAGTGCAAAAAGGAAAAGAGATGTTCAGAAAGCTGTACATATGACTTATAAATTATTTGTGGAGGTGGTTGGTAATACTAATGACGAAGAAAAATTTTTAAAGAAAAGGAAGCTAGGATTTTGTATAAATAAGCTACAGCTTTTTGCAAGAACAAAAGGTTTGCAAAATATAATTGATTTTTCAAGAATAATTGAATATGTCTTGGCGGAATTGGATAACCAACCGTGGTTAACAACATCATTTGTAAAGTTATTAATGTCTATAGATAAAAGTTATTTTAGGCAGGAAAACTTTAATGAGATTAAAAAAATAATTAAAGATAATCTTAAAAATATTTACGAAAGTCAAACATATTATCTATGGTTATTTTTGAGTTACATGAAGCATTCTGATGACGATTTAATACAGATTGCTCTATCAAATATTAAAAGTACAAATCAGCTAAATCAAGCGAATACCGCAGGGTCATATATTTACTTAGCTTCAATAGATTGGAGAAACTACAAACATGTAATGTTAAGTTCTTTTAATAAAGGTAATTTGTCAAATAACTACTTTTTGCAGAGAAATGCTCTAATTGCTTTAAGAAATGTTTCACCCAACGAGATAAATACGAATGTTATATTAAAAGATTTGGAAGACTTGCATGTGAAGTTGTATGATGAAAAGAAAGAAGTGTTTGTGTCTGATCTACCCAAACTTAAAATATCTCAGGTAATAAATGATGTGCCAACATTAATATCGTTATAA
- a CDS encoding RNA polymerase sigma factor gives MATFNWNEIYISTSPKLLGICRRYIKDLATAEDIIQDSFIVAIQKENTLKDANALNGWLSRIVINMAIHHLKETKKINFSTDQDCEIVDSTTLMNTLETDIKSILLTSDLEKNDILEAIDQLPEHHKSVFNLYVIDQFSHSEIGKILHISTGTSKSHLSRARKAIQAFLLEKIQGKPVDKKKKRRIAFLLFLGFGNQMFANYCQKQFRDFEIKPQKKLELNPEKSLIPNEFIGLPKIASASKTIAASIVLSGIIGVIFYAYTYNHKTISPKNEPESNRKPVKNTTTNQLPVNTTDSVQNKTTNTPKPDRTKAVSTPEKATVLKNNAPNTTANPIVTTQKDSIKEEPQKVVVIKKQIVKKDTIYVTR, from the coding sequence ATGGCAACCTTCAACTGGAATGAAATTTACATCAGCACATCCCCAAAATTACTGGGGATTTGTCGCAGGTATATAAAAGATCTTGCCACTGCCGAAGATATTATCCAGGATTCTTTTATTGTGGCGATCCAAAAGGAAAACACGCTGAAAGACGCAAACGCTTTAAATGGCTGGTTAAGCAGAATCGTGATTAACATGGCTATCCATCATTTAAAAGAGACCAAAAAAATAAACTTCTCAACCGATCAGGACTGTGAAATTGTTGATTCAACTACACTTATGAACACCTTAGAAACCGATATCAAAAGCATCCTTCTGACTTCTGATTTAGAAAAAAATGACATCTTAGAAGCGATCGATCAATTGCCGGAACATCATAAATCCGTTTTTAACCTATATGTCATCGACCAGTTTTCGCATAGTGAAATTGGCAAAATACTCCATATCTCAACCGGCACTTCAAAATCACATCTGTCCAGAGCCCGGAAAGCGATTCAGGCATTTTTACTCGAAAAAATACAGGGAAAACCGGTTGACAAGAAAAAGAAACGCCGCATTGCTTTTTTACTTTTCCTCGGATTCGGAAACCAGATGTTTGCCAATTATTGCCAAAAACAGTTCCGGGATTTTGAAATAAAACCACAGAAAAAATTAGAATTAAATCCGGAAAAATCACTCATTCCAAACGAGTTTATCGGTTTACCCAAAATAGCTTCCGCATCAAAGACCATAGCTGCAAGCATTGTTTTATCGGGGATAATCGGGGTTATTTTTTATGCTTATACCTACAACCATAAAACTATTTCACCAAAAAATGAACCGGAATCCAATAGGAAACCGGTAAAAAACACCACTACAAATCAATTACCGGTAAACACAACAGATTCCGTACAAAACAAAACTACCAACACTCCAAAACCAGATAGAACGAAAGCCGTTTCCACTCCGGAAAAAGCAACGGTTTTAAAAAATAATGCTCCGAATACTACGGCAAACCCAATAGTTACAACACAAAAAGATTCGATAAAAGAAGAACCTCAAAAAGTAGTTGTCATTAAGAAACAAATTGTAAAAAAAGACACTATTTATGTTACGAGATAA
- a CDS encoding DNA polymerase, protein MEIIVLKHVSYNKGNKHISFFTKQIGQKFKICNELNFLNGNGKTTIISFDYVNLIDEIPLGENLAFIDVENLKRQLIGRSKNEYKREDRPWLIWNLMSGLNPNDYGLSINEFQKKVEKAKAVVLGINSGEINVMTVYSFMLDCIENIYIGIKNELLESPEKERFERIESKLNNILFECYNNGIRIDSKKTKKYIEQVNIELYEVKNRLQLEFGVFSLYDYENIQSKIVKDFPWFKEIKVNSKEFWDAIKLQKNNSKFINLLYLEKKLTKDKTILMRIGALDVGYINPLLDYFGTITGRILATSPSLQQLNKKYRDIIIPKSEMELVYIDYSQFEAGILAFEAKDLKLIEMYNNKDIYNEISNKLGNETVPRDLAKKIFFCYCYGMSKENILKYSGKNLDLFFKEFPNLEIFETTIFEKFKRDGFIETTLGNRRYKSLINSENRTEGWLISQRIQGTASLILKDVIIEIYLKSKEVEFLLPMHDAVLYQVPKSKVVELTQLIEDSFKSVFKKYCPSLEPKVSNKSFCE, encoded by the coding sequence ATGGAAATAATAGTACTTAAACATGTATCTTATAATAAAGGGAATAAACATATTTCGTTCTTTACGAAGCAAATCGGTCAAAAGTTTAAAATTTGTAATGAATTGAATTTTTTAAATGGAAATGGTAAGACAACAATAATTTCATTTGACTATGTAAATCTTATTGATGAGATTCCTTTAGGGGAAAATTTAGCTTTTATAGATGTCGAAAATTTAAAGCGCCAACTTATTGGAAGATCTAAAAATGAATATAAAAGAGAAGATAGGCCTTGGCTAATTTGGAACCTTATGAGTGGTTTGAATCCCAATGATTATGGTTTGAGCATAAATGAATTTCAAAAAAAAGTTGAAAAAGCGAAGGCTGTAGTGTTGGGAATTAATTCAGGTGAAATTAATGTGATGACGGTTTATTCGTTTATGCTTGATTGTATTGAAAATATATATATAGGGATAAAAAATGAACTGTTGGAATCACCTGAAAAGGAAAGATTTGAAAGGATAGAAAGTAAATTGAATAACATTTTATTTGAGTGTTATAACAACGGTATCCGAATAGATTCAAAGAAAACAAAAAAGTATATTGAGCAAGTCAATATTGAGCTATATGAGGTGAAAAATAGACTTCAGTTAGAATTTGGAGTTTTTTCATTGTATGATTATGAGAATATTCAGAGCAAAATTGTTAAGGATTTTCCATGGTTTAAAGAAATAAAAGTTAACTCAAAAGAATTTTGGGACGCAATAAAACTTCAGAAAAATAATTCGAAATTTATTAATCTACTTTATTTAGAAAAAAAACTAACAAAAGACAAAACTATTCTTATGAGGATAGGGGCTTTGGATGTAGGTTATATCAATCCTCTCTTGGATTATTTTGGGACAATTACAGGGAGAATTTTAGCTACGTCACCTTCATTGCAGCAGTTAAATAAAAAGTATAGAGATATTATTATTCCAAAATCAGAAATGGAGTTGGTATATATTGATTATAGTCAATTTGAAGCAGGTATTTTGGCCTTTGAGGCAAAGGATTTGAAATTGATTGAAATGTATAATAATAAAGATATCTATAATGAAATTAGCAATAAGCTAGGAAATGAAACTGTGCCAAGAGATTTAGCAAAGAAAATATTTTTTTGTTATTGTTATGGGATGAGCAAAGAAAATATTCTGAAGTATAGCGGAAAAAATCTTGATTTGTTTTTTAAGGAATTTCCTAATTTAGAAATTTTTGAAACTACAATTTTTGAAAAATTTAAAAGAGATGGTTTTATAGAAACTACTTTAGGGAATAGAAGGTATAAAAGTTTGATAAATAGTGAAAATAGAACGGAGGGATGGCTAATTAGCCAAAGAATTCAAGGTACAGCGTCTTTGATTTTAAAAGATGTCATTATTGAGATTTATTTGAAGAGCAAGGAAGTTGAATTTTTATTACCAATGCATGATGCAGTATTATATCAGGTTCCAAAAAGTAAGGTTGTCGAGTTGACTCAGTTAATTGAAGATTCTTTTAAAAGTGTGTTTAAAAAATATTGTCCAAGTTTAGAGCCAAAGGTGTCTAATAAGTCCTTTTGTGAATAA
- a CDS encoding FAD-dependent oxidoreductase: MKENTNNHYDVIVMGGGAMGLATAYHLGKRKARTLVLEQFTFVNQQGSSAGVSRQFRIPYPEEYMVQMALDSEPFWEELQSHTSVPLRDKVGTLWFGDPAVHSTEGNIAEAEKALEALNVPYTTLTSKEIEEKYHFKNLPETYTGLFQPDGASINFKATIETLLELCKKDPHTTLEEQSPVIKIKQADHLFEVTTPNGVYISKKIVVVPGPYVNSIINLLHFTIEATYWNMASAYFKKTDPSIQYPTWFVFQNPEGENGNQFYGFPEVDWDHPEYIRVAPDFVINDIPEPNDRSFIPNEQELAYTSQWIKDHMTGLDPEPYYTSTCLIALSKIPNKELLIDFAPYYVPNHKNIVVYATGWAAKFTPFLGKILSDMALDGTTAFDISPFQLGDRFFKAF, from the coding sequence ATGAAAGAAAATACAAACAACCACTATGATGTGATTGTCATGGGCGGTGGTGCTATGGGCCTGGCTACAGCCTATCACCTGGGCAAACGAAAAGCCCGCACACTGGTTTTAGAGCAATTTACATTTGTGAACCAGCAAGGCAGTTCTGCCGGGGTTTCGCGTCAGTTCCGAATTCCGTATCCGGAAGAATATATGGTACAGATGGCTCTGGACTCGGAACCTTTCTGGGAAGAACTGCAAAGTCATACTTCCGTACCATTGCGTGACAAGGTTGGCACACTCTGGTTTGGCGATCCGGCTGTTCATTCTACCGAAGGCAATATTGCCGAAGCCGAAAAGGCTTTGGAAGCCCTGAACGTGCCTTACACAACGCTAACGTCAAAAGAAATAGAAGAAAAATACCATTTTAAAAATTTACCGGAAACCTATACCGGCCTGTTCCAGCCGGACGGCGCCAGTATCAATTTTAAAGCTACGATAGAAACGTTATTGGAACTTTGCAAGAAAGATCCTCATACAACCTTAGAGGAGCAGTCTCCGGTGATTAAAATCAAACAGGCCGACCATTTGTTTGAAGTCACCACTCCTAACGGCGTGTATATTTCCAAAAAAATTGTAGTGGTACCGGGACCTTATGTAAACAGCATTATTAATTTACTGCATTTTACGATAGAGGCAACTTACTGGAATATGGCATCTGCCTATTTTAAAAAGACCGATCCTTCCATACAGTACCCAACCTGGTTTGTATTCCAGAATCCGGAAGGAGAAAACGGCAACCAGTTTTACGGCTTCCCGGAAGTAGACTGGGATCACCCGGAATACATCAGGGTTGCACCCGATTTCGTTATCAACGATATTCCGGAACCGAACGACAGGAGCTTTATTCCTAACGAACAGGAGCTTGCCTATACTTCCCAATGGATTAAAGATCACATGACGGGATTAGATCCGGAACCGTACTATACATCCACCTGTCTGATTGCCCTGAGTAAAATCCCGAATAAAGAGTTATTGATCGATTTTGCCCCGTATTATGTCCCCAATCATAAAAACATTGTTGTCTACGCAACCGGATGGGCCGCGAAATTCACGCCTTTCCTGGGTAAAATTTTGTCCGATATGGCCCTGGACGGCACTACCGCATTCGACATTTCTCCTTTCCAGTTAGGAGATCGATTTTTTAAAGCATTTTAA
- a CDS encoding ComEC/Rec2 family competence protein yields the protein MGNTLKILKAGNGDSLIIRFLGNDEKYKNIIIDGGNKKSEYEAFLKSEILEIRDRNENIDLLILTHTDQDHVKGIQYLLNDSSIDNSLIKCIWFNSFEESNFQDNNDISYLESCKIQGLIKDSNIPRKNNIIINEFEVLKFFGAQISLLSPLEEDLNKLIDKNSHDISSEANDYDYTVEELINKNPEIFKNKNEELDFTIENRVSIALLIEVNNKSIFLLGDANPDVVENSVKKLIKLRGIERLRVDLIKLSHHASKRSLSLQLMEMIDSNYFIVSTNGKKSNLPNKLTFAKVLNRPYKNGEKDFFIFNYDEVVDNLKFTNNDFERYNFSCLKPNYKNGYIVDL from the coding sequence ATGGGTAATACTTTAAAAATTCTTAAAGCTGGAAATGGAGATTCTTTGATAATAAGATTCCTTGGAAATGACGAAAAGTATAAAAATATTATTATTGATGGAGGAAATAAAAAATCTGAATATGAAGCTTTTCTGAAATCTGAAATTTTAGAAATAAGGGATAGAAATGAGAATATCGATTTATTGATATTAACTCATACAGATCAAGATCATGTGAAGGGAATTCAATATTTGCTAAATGATAGTTCAATAGATAATAGTTTAATCAAGTGCATTTGGTTTAATTCTTTTGAAGAATCAAATTTTCAAGACAACAATGATATAAGTTATCTTGAAAGTTGCAAAATTCAAGGTTTAATTAAGGACTCTAATATTCCCAGAAAAAACAACATAATTATAAATGAATTTGAAGTCTTAAAATTCTTTGGGGCTCAAATTTCATTATTGTCTCCTCTTGAGGAGGATTTAAACAAATTGATTGATAAAAACTCACATGACATTTCTTCTGAAGCCAACGATTATGATTATACAGTGGAGGAATTGATTAATAAAAACCCTGAGATTTTCAAAAATAAAAATGAAGAGTTAGATTTTACAATTGAAAACAGAGTCAGTATTGCTCTCTTGATAGAAGTAAATAATAAATCAATATTTCTTTTAGGGGATGCCAATCCTGATGTTGTCGAAAATTCAGTTAAAAAGCTTATTAAATTAAGGGGAATAGAAAGATTAAGAGTTGATTTAATAAAATTATCACATCATGCAAGTAAGAGAAGCTTAAGCTTGCAACTTATGGAAATGATTGATTCAAACTACTTTATTGTCAGTACGAATGGAAAAAAATCAAACCTTCCAAATAAGTTGACATTTGCAAAAGTGTTGAATAGACCATATAAAAATGGAGAAAAAGACTTTTTTATTTTCAACTATGATGAAGTTGTAGATAATTTGAAATTTACTAACAATGATTTTGAAAGATATAACTTCTCTTGTTTAAAACCTAATTACAAAAACGGATATATAGTAGACTTATGA
- a CDS encoding flavin monoamine oxidase family protein gives MNKNTPLNSGKHPDLKIEVAVIGAGTSGLYTAYRLVQDKKFKADQVQIFDMNSKLGGRLESVVLPGMDFWGELGGMRYLTSQDIVTTLIEGYPVTEGGVTKRIPILSGTMTPEPFPMGDPSKLLMYLRKERCKQDAWNVAQDAGKKLQTRYYLNEDDFGFSSDQLFNKIIYDVLMADPWFVKNYSDKVEKTSEYDYSFKITSREWDDIKPELTYLFDNSPYNKRKVNDIGFWNLIKDQVSQEGYEFLANAGGYYSNTINWNSAEAFPYMVGDFSSNPVYKTIKEGYDSIAYALANTYMENDGACIWSENKLITFTKNHKIGTHKYELTFLNLKTNTQWKVYANTLVLAMPRRSLELLDQENFFFDINENEVLNKNIRSVIMEPSFKILMGFPYPWWKELGIDSGHSITDLPMRQCYYFGTDPNNDNSMLLGSYGDMETETFWKALSDDKILFEVKPAKSASLKELLQLNDVQATKMMVGEVMNQLRELHGDDVTIPEPYVTYFKDWTDDPFGAGYHAWKAGYSVKHVMPYMRKPKADEQIHICGEAYSDQQGWVEGAFCEAEKMLQEYFGMERPFWLSPEYYLGW, from the coding sequence ATGAATAAAAACACCCCTTTAAATTCGGGTAAGCATCCCGATTTAAAAATAGAAGTAGCCGTTATAGGCGCCGGAACTTCCGGTTTATACACCGCTTACCGATTGGTACAGGATAAAAAATTCAAAGCCGATCAGGTACAGATCTTTGATATGAACAGCAAACTGGGCGGCCGACTGGAATCGGTAGTTCTGCCCGGAATGGATTTCTGGGGAGAGTTAGGCGGCATGCGCTACCTGACCTCACAAGACATTGTGACCACCCTGATTGAAGGTTATCCGGTTACCGAAGGCGGTGTAACCAAACGCATCCCGATATTGTCCGGCACCATGACACCGGAACCATTCCCAATGGGAGATCCATCCAAATTACTGATGTATCTGCGAAAAGAGCGCTGCAAACAGGATGCCTGGAATGTGGCTCAGGATGCCGGCAAAAAACTGCAGACCCGTTATTATTTAAATGAAGACGATTTCGGTTTCAGTTCGGATCAGTTATTCAATAAAATCATTTATGATGTTTTAATGGCCGATCCCTGGTTTGTTAAGAATTATTCCGACAAGGTTGAAAAAACTTCCGAATACGACTATTCGTTTAAAATTACCAGCCGCGAATGGGATGATATCAAACCGGAATTAACCTACCTTTTTGACAATTCCCCGTATAATAAACGAAAAGTAAACGATATCGGTTTCTGGAATTTAATCAAGGATCAGGTTTCCCAGGAAGGCTATGAGTTTTTAGCCAATGCCGGCGGTTATTATTCCAATACGATCAACTGGAATTCGGCCGAAGCGTTTCCGTATATGGTTGGTGACTTTTCTTCAAACCCGGTTTACAAAACCATTAAAGAAGGTTACGACAGCATTGCCTATGCCCTTGCCAATACTTATATGGAAAATGACGGTGCCTGCATCTGGTCGGAAAACAAATTAATAACGTTTACCAAAAACCACAAAATCGGCACTCACAAATATGAGCTTACGTTCCTGAATCTGAAAACCAACACCCAATGGAAAGTATATGCCAATACGCTGGTTCTGGCAATGCCGAGAAGATCCCTGGAACTTCTGGATCAGGAAAATTTCTTTTTTGACATTAATGAAAATGAGGTGCTCAACAAAAATATCCGTTCGGTAATTATGGAACCGTCCTTTAAAATATTAATGGGCTTCCCTTATCCGTGGTGGAAAGAGCTGGGAATAGATTCCGGCCACTCCATTACCGATTTACCAATGCGCCAGTGTTACTATTTCGGCACCGATCCTAATAACGATAACTCCATGCTATTGGGCAGTTATGGCGATATGGAAACGGAAACGTTCTGGAAAGCCCTTTCTGACGACAAAATACTGTTTGAGGTTAAACCGGCAAAATCGGCATCATTAAAAGAACTGCTTCAGTTAAATGATGTGCAGGCAACCAAAATGATGGTGGGTGAAGTAATGAACCAGCTTCGCGAGCTACACGGCGACGATGTTACCATACCGGAACCGTATGTAACCTATTTTAAAGACTGGACAGACGATCCTTTCGGTGCCGGTTACCACGCCTGGAAAGCCGGTTATTCAGTAAAACACGTGATGCCGTATATGCGTAAACCAAAGGCTGACGAGCAGATCCATATTTGCGGAGAAGCTTATTCCGACCAGCAGGGATGGGTTGAAGGCGCATTTTGTGAAGCCGAAAAAATGCTTCAGGAATATTTCGGAATGGAACGTCCGTTTTGGCTTAGTCCGGAATATTATTTAGGATGGTAG